One Solanum lycopersicum chromosome 2, SLM_r2.1 genomic region harbors:
- the LOC101260896 gene encoding uncharacterized protein: MADNQQHHRHHRPNRLSLPPRAAVPITTSTPTTTRTPYPSFNYPPSTPTPTPSKHRVSYLPTKSSPAKTSSLPFLFLLLFSLRSFYSLLPFLQSSPSSFSLFPFSFLVSLLSFLLTFSFSFSFFSSSSSSRDPFHQKNRYGFFSFTRSQYKPLLAKSFLLAIVFLLRFQALRYCGAAAMILAEISGNIASRFISEGKSRDLFDRNRIRSYEVCGFISMFIGLVLLSISWDKIECFPLSSVNVYELGFSLLPRYSCVRIWPMLLPFLSGFLGCYESSSMNWGSLREMGKKQLRLVSLFFTTVILFVPAVISMFVFEAEGDSISIHNLGWPLVNTVVFGVLLSENFTAEKPVSSKDLQKEYLVTYICTVILELFYFPELSLWGLLICGLLLWVSVRNLDPVDPNYLELGLETSDWFTTAVMKPLRHILGDRKSRKIALFLLINTAYMVVEFAAGFMSNSLGLISDACHMLFDCAALAIGLYASYISRLPANGQFNYGRGRFEVLSGYANAVLLVLVGALIVLESFERILDPQEVSTNSLLSVSIGGLLVNIVGLIFFHEEHHHAHGGSCSHSHSHSHSKSDTDCHSNEHHHDHHLHDHDHHVHQTKTEFSTTSHSHSHSPSTCHDHHIHHLHDDHDHGGHHIQQEQISIVHECHESCSSHAGNGHNADYKNQSKKEKEWNENNTPHPHDHSHDHNHGHHHHGDADQHCHGVTLSSSSIKVHNDSVASFRGPDCSHGHKHVTTDKGVTEKHHHQHRHIDHNMEGIFLHVLADTLGSVGVVISTLLIKYKGWLVADPACSIFISVLIISSVIPLLRNSAEILLQRVPRAHEHDVKEAVNDVMKIKGLSGIQKLHVWSFTNTDVIGTLHLLVSSETDKSSAKTQVSEIFRHAGVKDLTMQVECIQSS, translated from the coding sequence ATGGCTGACAATCAGCAGCACCACCGCCATCACCGTCCCAACCGTCTTTCTCTACCGCCGCGCGCTGCCGTCCCTATCACCACCTCAACCCCTACCACCACAAGAACCCCTTACCCTTCTTTCAACTACCCTCCTTCCACTCCAACACCAACTCCGTCAAAACACAGAGTTTCCTATCTCCCAACCAAATCTTCTCCGGCTAAAACCTCGTCGTTGCCATTTCTCTTCCTTCTCCTCTTCTCTCTCCGCTCTTTTTACTCTCTCctccctttccttcaatcttcCCCttcctctttctctcttttccccTTCTCTTTCCTTGTTTCTCTCCTTTCCTTTCTTCTCACTttctctttctccttctccttcttcagTTCTTCCTCTTCCAGTAGAGACCCTTTTCATCAGAAGAACCGTTATGGGTTTTTCTCCTTCACCCGATCTCAGTACAAGCCTCTACTAGCTAAATCGTTTCTTCTTGCTATAGTCTTTCTTCTCCGATTTCAAGCCCTTCGGTATTGCGGAGCTGCCGCTATGATTCTCGCGGAAATTTCTGGAAATATAGCTTCCCGGTTCATTTCTGAAGGAAAAAGTCGCGATCTTTTTGACCGGAATCGGATTAGATCGTATGAGGTTTGTGGGTTTATCTCTATGTTTATTGGGTTAGTACTGTTATCTATTAGTTGGGATAAAATTGAATGTTTCCCTTTATCTTCTGTGAATGTGTATGAACTGGGGTTTTCATTGCTTCCAAGGTATAGTTGTGTTAGGATTTGGCCAATGTTGCTTCCGTTTCTTTCGGGTTTTTTGGGGTGTTATGAGAGTAGTTCCATGAATTGGGGCAGTTTGAGAGAAATGGGTAAGAAGCAGCTTCGATTGGTCTCGTTGTTTTTTACAACTGTCATACTATTTGTACCAGCTGTTATAAGTATGTTTGTATTTGAAGCAGAGGGGGATAGTATTTCTATACACAATCTTGGTTGGCCTTTAGTGAACACAGTAGTGTTTGGTGTGCTATTGAGTGAGAATTTTACTGCTGAGAAACCAGTTTCTTCGAAGGACTTACAAAAGGAGTATCTTGTAACATATATATGTACAGTTATATTAGAATTGTTTTATTTTCCTGAGCTTTCACTTTGGGGATTGTTGATATGTGGATTGTTGCTCTGGGTTTCTGTAAGGAATTTGGATCCCGTTGACCCTAATTATCTCGAGTTGGGGTTGGAAACATCGGATTGGTTTACGACTGCAGTTATGAAACCTCTCCGGCATATCTTGGGTGACAGGAAGTCGCGCAAGATTGCACTTTTCCTTTTGATCAATACGGCTTACATGGTTGTGGAATTTGCTGCTGGTTTCATGAGTAATAGCCTTGGGTTGATATCAGATGCTTGTCACATGCTGTTTGATTGTGCAGCTCTAGCTATTGGATTATATGCGTCTTACATATCACGTTTGCCAGCAAATGGTCAATTTAACTACGGCCGAGGAAGATTTGAGGTTCTTTCTGGGTATGCAAATGCTGTTCTTTTGGTCCTTGTGGGAGCGTTGATTGTGCTTGAATCATTTGAGAGGATATTGGACCCTCAGGAGGTTTCCACTAACAGCCTATTGTCAGTGTCTATTGGAGGGCTGCTTGTTAATATTGTGGGTTTGATCTTCTTTCACGAGGAACATCATCATGCCCATGGTGGATCATGTTCACATTCCCATTCTCATTCTCATTCCAAGTCTGATACAGATTGCCACAGTAACGAACATCACCATGATCATCATTTACATGACCATGATCATCATGTTCACCAGACAAAGACGGAATTCTCCACAACTTCTCATTCGCATTCCCACTCTCCTTCCACatgccatgatcatcatattcaCCACTTACATGATGATCATGATCATGGTGGTCACCATATACAACAGGAACAAATCAGTATTGTCCATGAATGCCATGAATCATGTTCTAGTCATGCTGGTAATGGACATAATGCTGACTATAAAAACCAAagcaagaaagaaaaagaatggaATGAAAATAATACTCCTCATCCTCATGATCACTCCCATGACCATAATCATGGACACCATCATCATGGTGATGCTGACCAACATTGTCATGGTGTCACCTTAAGTAGTTCTTCGATTAAGGTGCATAATGACTCTGTTGCAAGTTTTCGAGGACCAGATTGTTCTCATGGTCATAAACATGTTACTACAGACAAAGGTGTCACTGAGAAACATCACCACCAACACCGCCACATTGATCATAACATGGAAGGCatctttttgcatgttttggcTGACACCTTGGGTAGTGTTGGGGTGGTCATTTCGACACTCTTAATCAAGTACAAGGGATGGCTTGTTGCTGATCCTGCCTGCTCAATTTTTATCTCTGTACTGATTATATCTTCAGTAATCCCGTTGCTCAGGAACTCGGCAGAAATTTTACTGCAAAGAGTTCCAAGGGCTCATGAACATGATGTAAAAGAAGCAGTTAACGATGTTATGAAGATAAAAGGTTTATCTGGGATTCAAAAGCTGCATGTTTGGAGCTTTACAAACACAGATGTTATTGGAACTCTCCATCTT